A stretch of the Photobacterium sp. CCB-ST2H9 genome encodes the following:
- a CDS encoding YjgN family protein, whose protein sequence is MNNKVVFHGKGGEFFGIWIVNILLSIVTLGIYSAWAKVRTKKYFHGNLELDGDRFDYHATPKQILIGRLIASVCVLVWAVASNFMPVIASLLMLVFVGFSPLLARNNARFDARMTSYRNVRFNFNGSLKGAYWAMLGCGLFSSIPLVILLIAAGAVRDTSIVASVLFIILSFAAYIFIFANVTASITRYFANGYQYGDRQFSAEISTGFFVKTVLFAALLGIGIFIAVFGVIAIVAGMSAMVSVSSGQMDSGFGQILGAVGGMGGMAGMVLLMVLVSAFIQVRARNYTFAQMKVEGEPEYGFSSTLTTGGFLSLTVTNFLAQVFSLGLARPWVMVRTSHYFADHTLVIGDLSQLKAKGELTDDGAAIADEVAAAFDIELGLG, encoded by the coding sequence ATGAATAATAAGGTTGTATTTCATGGCAAGGGTGGCGAGTTCTTCGGCATCTGGATTGTCAATATTTTGCTCAGTATCGTGACCCTGGGAATCTATTCAGCCTGGGCGAAAGTAAGGACAAAAAAATATTTTCACGGGAACCTGGAGCTGGATGGGGATCGCTTTGATTATCATGCCACTCCGAAGCAGATTCTGATTGGCCGGTTGATTGCTTCAGTCTGCGTTCTGGTTTGGGCGGTAGCCAGTAATTTTATGCCAGTTATCGCTTCGCTTCTGATGCTGGTGTTTGTGGGATTTTCTCCCTTACTGGCCCGTAACAATGCCCGTTTTGATGCCCGGATGACCAGTTACCGCAACGTGCGCTTTAATTTCAACGGATCTCTGAAAGGCGCCTATTGGGCGATGCTGGGCTGCGGCTTGTTCTCGTCGATTCCGCTGGTCATTCTGTTAATTGCTGCCGGGGCTGTGAGGGATACGTCAATTGTTGCCTCGGTTCTGTTTATCATTCTGTCTTTTGCTGCTTATATCTTTATTTTTGCGAATGTAACAGCTTCGATTACCCGTTATTTTGCGAACGGCTATCAGTATGGTGATCGTCAGTTCAGCGCGGAAATCAGTACTGGATTCTTTGTGAAAACGGTCTTGTTTGCTGCTTTGCTGGGAATCGGAATTTTCATCGCGGTGTTTGGTGTGATTGCAATTGTTGCAGGTATGAGCGCGATGGTCTCTGTCAGTTCTGGTCAGATGGACAGTGGATTCGGTCAAATCTTGGGCGCTGTGGGTGGTATGGGCGGTATGGCTGGCATGGTTCTGCTGATGGTACTGGTTTCTGCATTTATTCAGGTTCGGGCCCGGAATTATACCTTTGCTCAAATGAAGGTTGAAGGTGAGCCAGAATATGGGTTCTCTTCTACTCTGACGACTGGTGGATTCCTCTCGTTGACGGTGACTAATTTCCTGGCTCAGGTCTTTTCGCTGGGTCTGGCGCGTCCTTGGGTCATGGTCCGAACCTCACACTACTTTGCTGATCATACATTGGTGATTGGCGACTTGTCGCAGTTGAAGGCGAAGGGTGAGCTGACCGACGATGGCGCAGCGATTGCTGATGAAGTCGCGGCTGCCTTTGATATTGAACTGGGTCTGGGATGA
- a CDS encoding DUF2061 domain-containing protein — MKKTISFAVIHFTVAFTVAYLLTGDMILGSLIALIEPMVNTVAFYFHEKVWQWPALKNSRFGKPANKTISFAAVHFSVAFTVAYLISGNWMVGGIMALIEPAINTLAYLAHETVWQRREKHQENLRFQCGHHSILH, encoded by the coding sequence ATGAAAAAAACGATCAGCTTCGCCGTCATCCATTTCACCGTCGCGTTTACCGTCGCCTATCTGCTGACCGGCGACATGATTCTGGGTAGCCTGATTGCCCTGATCGAACCTATGGTCAATACCGTGGCTTTTTACTTTCATGAGAAAGTCTGGCAATGGCCTGCGCTGAAAAACTCACGTTTCGGTAAGCCTGCCAATAAAACCATCAGCTTTGCAGCAGTCCATTTCAGTGTGGCCTTCACGGTTGCTTACCTGATCAGCGGGAACTGGATGGTCGGTGGCATCATGGCACTGATTGAACCAGCCATTAATACACTGGCTTATCTTGCACATGAAACAGTCTGGCAGCGCAGAGAAAAACATCAGGAGAATCTCCGCTTTCAATGCGGACATCATTCGATCCTTCATTGA
- a CDS encoding bifunctional helix-turn-helix transcriptional regulator/GNAT family N-acetyltransferase: MDAQTLRQLSRQLVRQLGMLDSQCGNMELTPVQAHVLIELETQPCTVNDMATRLNVDKSNASRTLAVLSNAGLVISRPHPDDKRSQIATLTPEGAARLAELHQRLNAQVDGFLAQMDVDEIEQLSQSLQRYRKAMVMAGRQHGYTIRPLTPLDNAAIAAVVRRVSAEYGLTADKGYGVADPTLDSMSEVYQPARHAYWVIEHQHRVLGGGGIAALTGTEDICELQKMYFLPELRGRGLARKLAVKALRFAREQGYRACYLETTANLVEAIALYESLGFHHIQEPMGSTGHDACEIQMVKWF; this comes from the coding sequence ATGGATGCACAAACTTTACGCCAGCTCTCCCGGCAACTGGTCCGTCAGCTCGGCATGCTCGACAGCCAGTGTGGCAATATGGAGCTGACACCGGTTCAGGCGCATGTCCTGATTGAACTGGAAACCCAGCCCTGCACGGTCAATGACATGGCGACCCGGCTGAACGTCGACAAATCAAATGCCAGCCGAACCCTGGCCGTTCTCAGTAATGCCGGACTAGTCATCTCCCGCCCGCATCCGGATGACAAACGCAGTCAGATTGCCACCCTGACCCCCGAAGGAGCGGCCCGGCTGGCGGAACTGCATCAACGACTGAATGCTCAGGTGGATGGCTTTCTGGCTCAAATGGATGTGGATGAAATCGAGCAACTGAGTCAAAGTCTGCAACGGTACCGGAAAGCCATGGTGATGGCCGGCAGACAACATGGCTATACCATCCGGCCACTAACCCCGCTGGATAATGCCGCGATTGCAGCTGTGGTGCGACGTGTCTCTGCGGAATATGGCCTGACGGCAGACAAAGGTTATGGTGTGGCGGATCCGACCCTCGACAGCATGAGTGAAGTTTATCAGCCTGCACGGCATGCCTACTGGGTGATTGAACACCAGCACCGGGTGCTGGGCGGCGGCGGTATCGCTGCACTGACCGGCACAGAAGACATCTGCGAGTTACAGAAAATGTACTTCCTGCCGGAGCTCCGCGGACGTGGTCTGGCACGTAAACTCGCAGTAAAAGCATTACGATTTGCCCGTGAACAGGGCTACCGGGCCTGCTATCTGGAAACGACCGCCAATCTTGTGGAAGCCATCGCACTTTACGAGTCCTTGGGATTTCACCATATTCAGGAGCCCATGGGCAGTACCGGCCATGATGCCTGTGAAATCCAAATGGTGAAGTGGTTTTGA
- a CDS encoding DUF898 family protein yields the protein MNHKITCDIELRKFLKILFKDILLTFISSGAYWVWAMPKIMQYTYSQTKIGSFKFDYHVTPYDLLQYVLGLGGVLFVWFVVAVQSIELFIISAVTFILCIPLFYYKCVQISVGGKSLNSQRFNFSGPKSGAYFLFFHPKIVFFLFLVCGFVYSGFQIQRTNEIFSYGLYGCAFLSMILLIVVFVVEKARYIINHYEYGNYCLKTTISEKDIFQSVLSAFISVKYFFVAIALSGFIYWMSGDDFWKMLSFVFAFVLILSFCISYAADYRRRYFDKIRVDGIDDFKFVSTASGWHIFLHCFSCLYSFIFTFGLAMPWLFASRHKFYFEHIMIVGELRQIERERVSAAQIETVG from the coding sequence ATGAATCATAAAATAACATGTGACATTGAGCTAAGGAAATTTCTTAAAATTTTATTTAAAGATATACTTTTGACTTTCATATCTTCCGGCGCTTACTGGGTATGGGCAATGCCAAAAATCATGCAATATACCTATTCTCAGACAAAAATCGGTTCATTCAAGTTTGATTATCATGTTACACCATATGATCTATTACAATATGTGCTGGGTCTTGGGGGTGTTCTTTTTGTTTGGTTCGTTGTTGCTGTTCAATCGATTGAGTTGTTTATTATTTCAGCAGTCACATTTATCTTATGCATCCCGCTTTTTTATTATAAGTGTGTACAGATTAGTGTCGGTGGTAAGAGTCTAAATTCTCAGAGGTTTAACTTCTCTGGACCTAAGTCGGGTGCATACTTTCTCTTTTTCCATCCGAAGATAGTTTTCTTTTTGTTTTTGGTGTGTGGGTTCGTGTACTCAGGTTTTCAAATTCAAAGAACAAATGAAATTTTCAGCTATGGTCTTTATGGTTGTGCTTTCCTGTCTATGATACTGTTGATTGTCGTTTTTGTGGTGGAAAAAGCACGTTATATTATCAATCACTACGAGTACGGTAATTATTGCCTGAAGACTACAATCTCTGAAAAAGATATCTTTCAATCAGTGCTCAGTGCATTTATATCCGTGAAGTATTTTTTTGTGGCGATTGCCCTGAGTGGGTTTATTTATTGGATGTCTGGCGATGATTTCTGGAAGATGTTGTCATTTGTCTTTGCGTTTGTTTTGATTCTGTCATTTTGTATCTCATATGCAGCAGATTATCGGCGTCGTTATTTTGACAAGATTCGAGTGGATGGAATCGATGATTTTAAATTTGTGTCTACCGCCAGCGGGTGGCATATATTTCTGCATTGCTTTAGTTGTTTATATTCTTTCATCTTTACTTTTGGGCTTGCCATGCCTTGGTTGTTCGCGAGCAGACATAAATTTTACTTTGAACACATTATGATCGTCGGAGAACTGCGACAAATTGAAAGGGAGCGTGTATCCGCAGCCCAGATTGAAACGGTTGGCTGA
- a CDS encoding nicotinate phosphoribosyltransferase encodes MTITAASMQKDVYKEFHSRAYHPDVTEVYANYTSRSGKLSNVENNDKVAFVGLQYFIKSYLQEEWQAFFEADKESAVANHRRIMSAMLGYPVDVSYLEALHDLGYLPLRVKALPEGTLVPYQVPPITIVNTKPGFEWLTNMIETVLSCENWPIQTSATTSVAYLKVFREFAEKTGLPAEIVPFQGHDFSFRGMFGKHAAAMSGFGHLASGLVGTDTIPAVLFAEKYYGANVDEELVGCSVDATEHSVTCSWILEGEIEFFRYLMREQSPTGILSVVSDTWDFWKLVTEYLPQLKQEIMAREGTVVIRPDSGDPVKILTGYRLSPVSEYSELVHSQQEAEQAAMREGFEAYRWQGEYYGVVDGETLPLQPCEIKGLIECLWDTFGGTVTDKGYKLLDEHIGAIYGDAITLTRQRLILQRLMEKGFASKVVLGIGSFSYQYVTRDTHGSAVKATSVVKGNQRVAIFKEPKTDSKKRSAKGLLKVDRVDGELVCFDNVSEAEEQQGLLQVVFEDGKLLKETTLHDIRALISTQI; translated from the coding sequence ATGACGATTACCGCAGCCAGCATGCAGAAAGATGTTTATAAAGAATTTCACAGCCGTGCTTACCACCCGGATGTCACAGAAGTCTATGCGAACTATACGTCCCGCAGCGGCAAGTTAAGCAACGTGGAAAATAACGACAAAGTGGCCTTTGTCGGCCTGCAATACTTTATCAAAAGTTATCTGCAGGAAGAGTGGCAGGCCTTCTTTGAGGCGGACAAAGAGAGCGCTGTGGCAAACCACAGACGGATTATGAGTGCCATGCTGGGCTATCCTGTGGATGTCAGTTATCTGGAAGCGTTGCACGACCTGGGCTACCTGCCGTTAAGAGTGAAAGCCTTACCGGAAGGCACCCTGGTGCCCTATCAGGTGCCGCCAATCACCATTGTGAACACCAAGCCCGGTTTTGAGTGGCTCACCAATATGATTGAGACCGTTCTCAGCTGTGAAAACTGGCCGATTCAGACCAGTGCCACCACTTCTGTGGCTTACCTGAAAGTCTTTCGGGAATTTGCGGAAAAAACCGGGCTGCCGGCGGAGATCGTGCCATTTCAGGGCCATGATTTTAGCTTTCGCGGTATGTTCGGGAAACACGCGGCGGCGATGAGCGGCTTTGGGCATCTGGCATCGGGCCTGGTGGGAACCGACACCATTCCTGCGGTGCTCTTTGCAGAAAAATACTATGGCGCGAATGTGGACGAAGAGCTGGTGGGCTGCTCGGTCGATGCCACGGAGCACTCGGTTACCTGTTCCTGGATCCTCGAAGGCGAAATTGAGTTTTTCCGTTACCTGATGCGTGAACAGTCACCGACGGGCATTCTCAGCGTGGTTTCAGATACCTGGGATTTCTGGAAGCTGGTCACGGAATATCTGCCACAACTGAAACAAGAGATCATGGCCCGCGAGGGGACTGTGGTGATCCGCCCGGACTCAGGCGATCCGGTGAAAATTCTGACCGGATATCGTTTATCGCCGGTATCCGAATATAGTGAGCTGGTTCATTCACAACAGGAAGCTGAGCAAGCGGCAATGCGCGAAGGTTTCGAAGCGTATCGCTGGCAGGGTGAATATTATGGGGTTGTTGATGGCGAAACTCTGCCGCTTCAGCCATGTGAAATCAAGGGATTAATTGAGTGCCTGTGGGACACGTTTGGTGGGACTGTCACCGACAAAGGTTACAAGCTGCTGGATGAACATATCGGTGCTATTTATGGGGATGCGATTACGCTGACCCGTCAGCGTCTGATTTTACAACGGCTCATGGAGAAAGGTTTTGCCTCTAAGGTGGTGCTGGGCATTGGCTCATTCAGCTATCAGTATGTCACACGGGATACCCATGGCTCAGCTGTGAAAGCAACCAGCGTGGTCAAAGGTAACCAGCGGGTTGCGATTTTCAAAGAACCAAAAACCGACAGCAAAAAGCGCTCGGCAAAAGGCTTGCTCAAAGTGGACCGTGTTGATGGTGAACTGGTGTGCTTTGACAACGTCTCGGAGGCAGAGGAGCAGCAAGGATTATTACAGGTTGTCTTTGAAGACGGTAAATTGCTCAAAGAGACGACACTCCACGATATCAGGGCGCTGATCAGTACGCAGATTTAA
- the prs gene encoding ribose-phosphate diphosphokinase, translating to MKVISYEYAGNTKDVAYEAFTFSGGEEHIRFNPSDFAQSEKVQVIARVTNSSQVMRLLMAVDALKRLCMERISIELLIPYFPYARQDRVCVAGEALGAKVMASLINQLNLNKVTVWDAHSEVAPALLDRVENIAQVNLIEQFPQLRQQLSSGALTLISPDAGASKKTVKISEHFGGEPEVIQAQKVRDLKTGEILQTQVLGEVSGKDVLIADDICDGGRTFIELAKVLKAQGAKSIALYVTHGIFSQGLAVFAGLIDTIYTTNSCRDKADFIQHSDVQLEMIEL from the coding sequence ATGAAAGTCATCAGTTATGAATACGCTGGAAACACAAAAGATGTGGCATATGAAGCCTTTACTTTTTCCGGAGGAGAAGAGCACATCCGTTTCAATCCATCGGATTTCGCTCAAAGCGAAAAAGTACAGGTGATTGCCAGAGTCACGAACTCCTCACAGGTAATGCGTCTGTTGATGGCCGTTGATGCATTAAAAAGACTGTGTATGGAACGGATATCAATTGAATTGCTTATCCCGTATTTCCCGTATGCGCGTCAGGACAGGGTCTGTGTGGCCGGTGAAGCGCTGGGCGCGAAAGTCATGGCATCCCTGATTAACCAGCTCAATCTGAATAAAGTCACCGTGTGGGATGCCCACAGCGAGGTGGCGCCGGCGTTACTGGACAGAGTCGAAAATATCGCCCAAGTCAACCTGATTGAACAGTTTCCGCAACTGCGACAACAGCTGAGCAGCGGCGCACTCACATTGATTTCGCCGGATGCAGGCGCAAGCAAAAAAACGGTCAAAATCTCGGAGCACTTTGGCGGTGAGCCTGAAGTGATTCAAGCGCAAAAAGTCCGTGATCTGAAAACCGGTGAAATCCTTCAAACTCAGGTGCTGGGTGAGGTCAGCGGAAAAGATGTGCTGATCGCCGATGACATCTGTGATGGGGGCAGAACCTTTATTGAACTGGCGAAAGTACTGAAAGCGCAGGGGGCTAAGTCCATTGCTCTCTATGTGACCCACGGCATCTTTTCTCAGGGGCTGGCCGTTTTTGCTGGCCTGATCGACACCATTTACACCACGAATTCTTGCCGTGATAAAGCGGATTTCATTCAGCACAGCGATGTGCAACTGGAAATGATCGAACTGTAA
- a CDS encoding NUDIX domain-containing protein encodes MALDYDLNQYKNPLFTVDSVLFTILQGSLKVLLVKRANAPFQGRWGLPGGFVDVDSDDNTDMSALRKIKEKTSVAPQYLEQLQAFSGINRDPRGFSVTLVYYALISPQHAATQIDAVDDVKWVDLGELPDLAVAFDHKHIIEKAKERLQQKALYSMIPVYCLPEQFTIGQLKSAIEAIIAKPIQRKSLVRRIEASGMFEALDEKVKSGGRLAQLYKLKPDVDIVHFERNLSL; translated from the coding sequence ATGGCGCTTGATTACGATTTAAACCAATACAAAAACCCACTGTTCACGGTGGACAGCGTGCTGTTTACAATTTTGCAGGGCAGCCTGAAAGTTCTGCTGGTGAAACGGGCGAACGCCCCTTTTCAGGGACGGTGGGGATTACCGGGCGGATTTGTGGATGTCGACTCAGACGACAATACCGATATGAGTGCGCTGAGGAAAATCAAAGAGAAAACCAGCGTTGCGCCACAATATCTGGAGCAGCTGCAGGCATTTTCCGGGATCAACCGCGATCCGAGAGGATTCAGCGTGACGCTGGTGTATTACGCTTTAATTTCCCCGCAACACGCTGCGACACAAATCGACGCCGTCGATGACGTCAAGTGGGTGGATCTGGGTGAACTGCCCGATCTCGCCGTCGCATTTGATCACAAGCACATCATCGAAAAAGCCAAAGAACGCTTACAGCAAAAGGCCCTGTATTCGATGATCCCGGTCTACTGCCTGCCCGAACAGTTCACCATCGGACAGCTCAAATCGGCCATTGAAGCGATTATTGCCAAGCCAATCCAGCGTAAGAGTCTGGTGAGAAGAATTGAGGCCTCAGGGATGTTCGAAGCACTGGATGAGAAAGTGAAATCCGGCGGCCGACTGGCACAGCTCTACAAATTAAAACCGGATGTCGATATCGTGCATTTTGAGCGAAATCTCAGCCTGTAG
- the rraB gene encoding ribonuclease E inhibitor RraB, with amino-acid sequence MSYAELIEEQKEETREIIESLLEDGSDPDALYSIEHHFSADTFAQLEGAAAEAFKMGFEVMDAEELELDPEDGGGKVVCFDAVMESALDAELIDEQVLKLMELAQKYNIDYDGWGTYFESGEDDEE; translated from the coding sequence ATGTCTTACGCAGAACTGATTGAAGAGCAGAAGGAAGAGACTCGCGAGATTATCGAGTCCCTGCTGGAAGATGGCAGTGATCCGGACGCGCTGTATTCGATTGAGCACCACTTCTCCGCTGATACCTTTGCGCAACTGGAAGGTGCTGCTGCAGAAGCATTTAAAATGGGCTTCGAAGTGATGGATGCTGAAGAGCTTGAGCTGGATCCGGAAGACGGCGGCGGTAAAGTTGTCTGTTTTGATGCCGTGATGGAATCTGCACTGGATGCTGAGCTGATCGATGAGCAGGTCCTGAAGCTGATGGAACTGGCACAGAAATACAACATTGATTACGACGGCTGGGGCACTTATTTCGAGTCGGGTGAAGACGACGAAGAGTGA